GATATCAAATTGCAAGTTAATGTGTTGTTCTAATTTCTATCCAAAGacacaaaaaaactaaaatgatctTTTGTATAGTAGTAAAGGAACAAAGGAAGTACCCAGTAGCTGTTGGAATCAACGACGCCTGGAAAACCAGTGACTGATTGCGGACCACTGCCAGATCCGTACGGCACATCTTGAGAGTGCAAACGAAACTTAGTCTTCTCGTGCATCAGCTTAATCGCACTTACATATGTTATCTATCACACACCATCACAACTACTAAAGACATTAAAAATCCCAATTCCGAATCTAAATGAAGAAGAGCACCTAATCGATACAATGTATAACACACCTTGACGCCTTCGACGGCGAGAACAACGAACAGCTCTGGCTCGATCAGGTGAGAATTCTTCTTTCTCATCTCCTCGATTAGACTCCAACGGCTCCGTATCGCTGCATCTTGCTTATGATTTTCGTCATCAATCTGTACTGCTCGATGTGAGCTCTCGGAATGAGGAGATGGCGCGAGATGGAAGCAGCAGTGGTTAGGGCGAATGAACGGAGGACACAACTCGAGTTCAGAGACGCAGAATGGCCATGGTCGCAGATGAAGCTTGGTGATTGCAAGGAACAAGATGAAGTCGTACTCTTCTCTTCGTCAAACGTGACTTCGTCGGTggttttagatttaattaatCAGGGACATAGTGGTCATTTTGCTATTAAAAATCTAGTGATATAGTTGGTTAGtgtataattaaaaagtaaTACCTTGAAAGTGATATTAGTGGCAATttcccaatttttttaattaatataagaaATTTCAAATTAGACTATATCGtacataacaaacaaaaattataaaattgtttaaatacAGAAACCCATTGTTTTTGGAAAGtgtcaaattttcttttatgttatCTTAGACACCGCCAGAATACAGTTCCCTCGAATCtaacaaaatagtttttatttgatgaaaaaaacgaaaaaaattagcaaaacacaagcagaaaaaacaagaaaaggaTTAAATGATCTTCAATATTCCAGCATTGTTTAAATCTATCCAAAACTGTATTGAAAAACCAGTTTTGGttaagtacatatatatatatcaatcaatactatattaaaaggcAAATAAGCTTCATAGATAGAGTGTCCACGTCAGCAGATTAAATTGGCCAATAGGAGAAGAAGTTCTCGCCACGTCAGACGTTACTTAGATCAGTTGGGCTTCAATCGCAGTTTCGTCCAAGCCAAGTAGCTCATCTCACGATCATTTCATCTTTCTGCGATGAACAAACCCTATCATCGTAAACAATTGTCGATTGGGTTCCTTTCACCTCTTAGCTTCCCCTCCGTAACGTTAAAAATGTGACTAATAAAAAACGCCGATTCTCGAGTTCGCTGTTGTGGAAAAGGATTTGATGGTACATATCTGTTTATCTTCTTAATTCATCGACTCCGATGATTTTTAAAATCTCCCTCTTTCGTTTATGGATTTTTCTGATCTTTCCTTAGTTTGGTTACTGCAATAAGTCTTATCGGCTAAATCTGTTATGGTGCTCTTTCCTTTGTTTGGTTACTGCAATAATCTGTTATGGTGTTCTTCATGATTactgtttaaaaattttatatcaattttggAGTCTATTAATGCTCCAATCTTCATGCCTTTCCTTCGTCTCTAATGGTTTTCATGTAAAGTTTATTCCTTTTGTTGGAAATTTCAAGAAAACACACAGAAAGAGTTGGATCAGGGAAAGAATCAGAAGCCGGGGGGCGTGGTAAGAGACGAGTTGAGAGACTAAGCGCAACAACAAAGCGTAATATAACGGAGTGGGTGGTACCACTTGCTTACGAAAGATTAAATCGAGACATTGTTGATCAGGGACATACCTCTTTGGCATGAGTAAACGAATTGACAATCAGGAAATGCTTCCCGTGGCTTCAAGGACTTTTCCTTGGGTTGGACTATCGGTTTCCTCTTTGTCGCCAGCTTTCTTGGTCTCTTCTCTGTTGTTCCCCTGCGAAAGGTGAAAGGTTGGTTTCAGTTTTTCTTTCATGCTTTCACTAATGTGTACCAAAACCTAAGGGACAATGAGTTGAAGAGATCAGTTTCTATTTGTTTGCAGATAATGGTAATAGACTTCAAACTAACATACCCAAGTGGTACTACAACTGCTCATCTTATCAACAGCTTCCATACCCCTCAAGGTACCTTTCATTTCTTCACTTTATGCTTATTAGTTTTGACTTGTCTGCTTTCTTTTTACTCTATACTGCTTCTCTGCATCAGGAAACAAGTGATGATGTTGGGTAGATTCCTCTCCTGTAGCTTCTTTTGGAGTTTCTTCTAATGGTTCTTCACTGAAGGAGAGAATTGTGGGTTCTCAAATTTCCCATCATTTGGACTCAAAGCTGACCAATACAAGTAAGCTCAACAAACAATACGCTGAAGCTggcttattgtttttttttcctctctgTATCACAATGTTAAAGTCTTGATGTACAAACAGGTTCTACTTTGATTTTCAGCAACATATATGTGGGTGCTGGGATGATATACCCATACATAATCAACATCTCTGTTCTCTTGGGAGGTATTCTCTCTTCGAGGGATAATTTGGCCTCTcactgaaataaataaaaaggaaattggTTTCCTGCAGATGGCGAACCCAGCAGCATGCATGGTCTCCAGTAGGTATACAAAACTCTGCTATTATAAATCCTTCTTTAAGTTTATCTCTCTCTTTGATATTATTGTTCCTTCGCAACAATCTTCGACTCAGCAATGAATTAAGAAGATAAACAGATGCAGATCTCTACCGATATGGTAATTTTTGTTTCTGTGTTTTGCGTGTGATCTTCCTTCTATTGTATACAAAATgctatgttttttcttttttttttggtatcctGAGATTGCTTTTCGACTTGCTGCTCTCTTATTTTGTGTTAAATGATGTCAAATGCACAGGACCTCAAATCGCAGCTGCAAGAGTTGAATCCGGAACAATAGGTAAAAGCTTTGTCTCTCCGTTTTTACATGAAATGGAAATTTTCTGATGTTTTGACTCATTTTCCATTGAATTTGTATATTGTGGTTACTTTTGGTTGAGATTGTTTCTGAGAAGTTAAGGCAGACTACTTGCAGTGAACCTATTTAAAACATCACTGTTGATATGGTAAAGACATGATGACCCacgtgttttaaaaaaaaaataatcctGCCCTTGAATCACTCATTTCAGCCCCCTTCTAAATATAGGTGATTGGTGGGATGAGAGGGATGACTGGATTGCTCTGGGAAACCTCATTGCTTGACCCGGAAGAGGTACTACTGATAACTCTTTGTATATCTTAACAATTAGTTGGTTAATCCTAGGAGATGGTTGATACAATTTCTGCAAAGTGCTTAGCCGGACAATTTCAGGACTATTTAATCTGTACAGCTTCGAGGAACTACAAGAACATCATTCACCATCGAAGAAGACCCAACTGGTTCTCCATTTAGCCCAAAACAATCATACGATGACCAGCGTCGTACAAGGTTCTTCCTCAAACACCAAATCCCCACTTGGTTTGCTATCGGAAGTTACATCATCACTACAGCGATAAAAATCCCTCACAGTTTCTCTGACTTGGCCCCAGTCACCGAACCTTAACCGTAAGAAGAGCAGCAGCAAAATATTAATCTCATCATATCATGAGGTGAAAGCGAAGCATTGTTCTCGACATTGGAGGTAGAATCTTAAATTGAGTAATTTCGTGAGGAGTTCGAATATAAAAATGATCCCAAAGGAAACACCACCAAAGTCTAAAAAGTTTTATGGAAACAATAACAGTGGTCATGAGGAGAGCTAGGTGAGAACTGCGCTCATAATGTGGAGTGAAAAGGAGCTTTGTGAAATCCAAAAATCTgtgaaaatacattaaaaagcattttagtaaatttttaataaaaaacattttagtaatttataaaaagGTTCAAATTTATTGCATATTTGCATAACTGAAAAGAATGAAacacaacaaaaataaacaatgatAAAATCTAATTTCACAACTAAAACacttttaatttatgtattgtATCTACTTcctaaagtaatattttttagtttgtaGCAAAAAAAATAGTGCTTTGGAAGTTacagtaaaaaaaacaaaacaaataattctATTCACTAAATTCTACAGCCAAAAACATAAAGCTACATTCACTGCCAATCATCTCATATATATCCATAAtcttatgaatttaaattataatattatgtgAGAATAAGTTATTTcccaaaaattgaaaaaaaaactagatttagAATATAATCTTTGCATCACGTAGAAAAAACAACATTTTTGTCGACCGcgtaggaaaaaaaaactcaataaacataataaacaaACAACCCCACCTAAACACAATACACAATGGTCACAATGTTTAAACATTTGAACGTTTGATACCATTCTAAATGATTCAAAAGCTTCATGCTCCATTTTAATAGTTAGACCTAACAGCTTAGATCAAACCCATCTttcaaaaaatccaaaatatcaaCAATAATAATTAACAACCTTTAACAAGAAAATGCCCAAATTTCAGtccataataataaattttaaagtaaacATTCACACATATCaccaaaatagaaaaagaaaattaagataaaaggtgtatttttcttatatatttttattgtaagataaaatatattttatttagttattttttggtttaagcaAAAGGGCTAGGAGTTTCGCGgagttatttttattgtatgttTCAAGCCAAAACAAATATTCCTAGATTATTCAAGAGATAGAGATTCAGTGTACGAAGTATTTGGATGATCATTGTTTTAGTGACATCTATTATCATATGTATAAGTTTCATTTATGATTTTCTGTTTTATCATATGTGTTTTGTGTATAAAGTAAGAAAAGATTATGTTTACCTTTTATACATTAACTAAATTGCATTgatgtaattttaatttaacttaatattattaaatattatcaaaatttatagaaGTGTTAAAAAACAATGGTGTAttacattttcaatataaaacaaataaaacaatgcTTTATTTCTACTTATATGAAtagtatgtatataaattaatgatttatgaaaatgaaactatatgtttaaaaaatcataaatttagtaaccaaatttcaaaatttaaatctgCCAAAAACGGAAAATggctgaaaataaaaaatatgttggaGGGAGAGTTCGTACCCTGGTCCAGGCACTTGCACGAAGGATATTCCTATGTCACATCAGGGAAAAAAATTTAGgggtttgaaaatattttcGGCCAAAGTATATAAACTTCTAACTATGTAAATAAGTGTGTTCCATTTAACAAATGCAGATGACTCAGGCTAtggagaaacaaaatatttaagttatcattataaagaaattttagtaaacCACGTTTATTCGGAATATTCTGGATAGCGCGGTTTCTTAAAAATCACATCTATTCACTATATTATGTATTACCAAACTAAAACCACTTTTTAATCTCGGCTAGGTTTGattataattagtttatttttactgGATTGAGTTCCCCTAAATAATTCACCGACTTTCTCATTGCTTTGAGAAATACAACACTCTCATTCCAAACACAAACATTGAAACATATGATCGGAAAATAAACAATCAACACACTTTTCCGCGTGTAGCGCGGAGAAagaatctagtatatataatttatttgagAAGTCTGTTTCTAATGTGTTGCATTCATGTTAATTTTTAGAATGATTAGTTACAATTATAACATTAATGAATTcagtttattattaaaatatcattaccaatatcttttgttttactttttctGTTAATAATTGTTTCTGAAttaacttacatatatatatatatatatatatatatatatatatatatatatatatatatatcaactttATATGTACAACATGCactttaacaaaacaaatttccttttatataaattaaaaaggaacTAATAAAATACAGTATCTCTaatatagtgtatatatatatatatatatatatatatatatatatatatatatatatatatatacatttatatattcaaAGCATGTATTTGAACAAAAAcgatttttatacaaaaataaaaaggaaaatagtaTGAAagatatagaaaaatatagaaaaataaaaattatatttaaaaacctataatctaagaaaaataattattatatataaataaaaaatataatataatatcaaaaagaaaatattattagtgtacaaacacatatatgtttatgaaaataaatatctaatatcttattaataaagtaaataaatcaaCTTagttagaaatattattttaggatattaattttctgttattttagaaatttgataACATTAGTTAAATACATTTTTGTGATACTTttctaaaaattttattaattttctgttattttagaaatttgataACATTAGTTAAATACATTTTTGTGATACTTTTCTAAAAAtcttatttacaaatttttcaTGTTAAAGAATCGTAgttactattttatattattttttgcatttttaatttctaaataaatggtttttcttttaaataaaaattcttaattttaatagtatagggATGTccatatatctatataaataagaaaactaatTCTTTCAAATATGAacattcaaaacaaatatttgaatATCTAAGATTTTACTTTATTcataaaatcatgtttttacTCAGTTAAAAACTACACTCATCATTTTAGTTACATAATTATATTCATCTGATGAAAGATCAGAATGAATATTCATAAAGTGACTATATAATGGAAAAAGATTTCAAAGAAATTATTTGGCTACACATTTTATTGAGGTAGCAGTTATAACATGTAATCGAGTCCAATAAAAGATTTAGTACCTTTAATGTTCGGAGTAGTTACTCCGCCACAAACGCCATaaacatgatttcaatttaGAATGAGGTGCATACAACTTCTTCTTAGTGTATATTTCACTAAAATACAATATGTTATTTGTAAGaaacttttctaaaatatttaagtgtttttaactgaatttatgtttacatattttttagaaaaacatttgaatgttttagatttataaatttgattaaaatgataaattttcacTTCAAAAtggtaaatttttaattttatttaaaaaatgtaattttgctagcttataaattttataagtgacttgtatgttttcaaaaatttacaaaccctaataataatcaaataatcaaaacataaaattataattaaagcgattacaaaacaataataaacTAAGTATACCAGATTAAAGTCaaactataatttataaaaagaaaaataaaaataaatttttgaaaacaatataatagaaaattttaatattctgtAAAATCATTTACGTTAAACATCATAAATCAATAACTCATAAATAAAAGGCTTAACTAAAATATtgaacataaaactaaacaaaataaaaataaatattactaaCTATtgcaattctttttttttaatattcattcCTGCATATAGATGCATGTGAGTAACCtagttaataataaatgttatcAAATCATGTAAATAACATACAAAATGAATAACACAAGGAGACTATAAAAATAAGACTTTACTGCAAATTGATTTTCCTATCggaaagtgattcgcgatatCGAGTGATACCAAAACACGGAGAAAAGTCATGTGGTAATTATAAGatcattaaataataatttcgaGCTtcgaaaaattaacgaccgactaTCAGATGATATGGAACCCACGGACCGAGAGAGTAGGCGTAGACGATCGGAGCGTTACAGAGCTTTTTTGAGTTGCCTTGAAGCTTAATGGTAGACTCGTTGTGATAAATGCTCATGTTCAAGATCGACTAGAGCAGAATGATATATAACTTGTATGTTTTGTTCGACTATCTTCGTTTTTTAATTGCCTTAGACTTGTGATCTGATCTCAACTTATAATCAGGACGATGATTGCTATCTCAACTTCTTGATGTTGGAAATCGTAAACACTAACCATGGAGCAAAACCTTTTGGCTCGGTTTGTCTGctatatataaattctaaatgTTTAGTCAAAAAAGACTCTGTATGCTAATTACTGGCCGCCTAGTCACTGGTATCATATGATTTGAACGAATCTGATACGCCGAAATGCTTTGTATTAGTGATgttgatgaaattttttaattatacaaatttaGACAGCAAActcctttttaaattttatttcccTATTACATCTCATAAACTCCCTAATCAATTTTAAAGAGGGTATTATTTTCTCCGATCACTGATAAAAGAACTTTAAAACAGAATTtcacaattataaaaaaatactatttgaAAGAGGACTTCCCAGAACAAAATGATCCGATCGTCGGACAGTGACACGTGACGCTAATATCAAAAAGTCAAGAAAACTATGGATCCGCATCTATCTCTGTCGAGTTGAAGAGTCAAAGTTCAAACTTAGACAACCGGTGTATACACATATTAATTAATGTATCGCGGACTTTACACTATTTCCAACCCCACttcatttttttacttttttcttcattttgaagtggatttttgatatatacttCAAAATAAAGCCATAAACAGtattactttaaatttaaaGATCTATTGtgcatattttcattttttaaagataaactttttaaattgtaaactgatctttcacttttatttattcttatctttaaccaaaataaattgtatatgTTAATATTATCCAATTAATTTCACAATTTCGactattgtttttatataataaaattttatattgaaaatcatatgaatatttattttaagaacatttttaaaagaatcaaatataaataatctCATTTCTTATTTTCAAACCCTTTTGTTAATCAATTGTAGAAAAGAATTttatatatggtgtttttttacaaattatgatgttttgtgtttgtttattcatgttatgtaataaatttattatataacaattttttaatttatatataataataaatgtgTTGAATTATTGTTAAGATAAAGTAATTAGGTAAAATAAGTAAATaggaaaaaatataaagtttttattagtAATCAATGATAAAGTgaagatataatatatttggaaaATGAAACAAACCATTGGAGTGAATGttgcttcattttttttttcattttaaagaaatgacatatttgaaaataaaaatgaagccAACCATTGGTGATTCTCTTAAGATGCATACGTACGTtacaatatagtattttttcttaataataatCAGTGTTTGTGAAGAAATATAAACATaggtacaaaaaaaaaagattagctTTGTCTGCCATAGCTACGCTACAAGTCTTCATCTTAATGCGATGCGTGCACCAAACCCACAGAAACAAATTAGTGGTAGAATTGGGCATCTACTCGAGTTAAACTTTTGACAAACTAATACACAACTAGCACTATGATCATTAGTAAGTTGGAATGTATTGTTTTCTGGcgaacatttttattaattaactaacATCCCAACAATTCGATTACCACTCACAACCTAGGTTTAGCCGAAATTCTTCAATATGGATTATAACTGAAAAGAAAACCCAGTAAGGATTTGGTGAGATTAGATTGGCAAAACCGATTTTTGGTGGGTAGTTTAGCAATCCCTTATcattatcaaaattataaatagagatCTTTGACTTCACTTTCTGACTTTTCTGATAGCACATTTTTCTTGACGATGAGTGTTGGATGGCCTATAATTAATACCCGCGAA
This Raphanus sativus cultivar WK10039 unplaced genomic scaffold, ASM80110v3 Scaffold0926, whole genome shotgun sequence DNA region includes the following protein-coding sequences:
- the LOC130503326 gene encoding probable metal-nicotianamine transporter YSL5, with translation MEAAVVRANERRTQLEFRDAEWPWSQMKLGDCKEQDEVVLFSSSNVTSKHTERVGSGKESEAGGRGKRRVERLSATTKRNASRGFKDFSLGWTIGFLFVASFLGLFSVVPLRKIMVIDFKLTYPSGTTTAHLINSFHTPQDSSPVASFGVSSNGSSLKERIVGSQISHHLDSKLTNTSSTLIFSNIYVGAGMIYPYIINISVLLGGPQIAAARVESGTIGKSFVIGGMRGMTGLLWETSLLDPEELRGTTRTSFTIEEDPTGSPFSPKQSYDDQRRTRFFLKHQIPTWFAIGSYIITTAIKIPHSFSDLAPVTEP